One genomic segment of Bifidobacterium breve DSM 20213 = JCM 1192 includes these proteins:
- a CDS encoding glycoside hydrolase family 25 protein → MSAKRMMSAVAVLASMTLVSAVCAAPASALSDVSVDALADASTDPFRTQTISDDTAADAMPDNPDAALPDQVSAAIPDDATVVSEDHAVTADGELKNITTGETVTDPALVGTQDSQPDPLAKTDGESFIPVQADEVKQKVAANGGDANAGAADAQTAPDTPDTQPEQPRPNDSSDSEQPNQSDSSAPSDSASTSDSGEAIGNASDSATATNGAAKATTKGSVRLAALQNNEYGAHWGSYNGTAAFFDASNNLFVQQAKGVIDVSAWQGNINWQAVKNSGVEGAIIRIGYGWDNGFDKQALRNISECRRLGIPFGIYLYSYAYDANTGAAEGSSLVNLLQKAGVSSSDLGYPVYYDLERWTWTGHEVPNDPGTYDGIVNAWYGRLQSAGYNNLAVYSYTSYLNTALNSGNIHSKTRWVAQYGSSMGYTAFPTNDRGWQYTSRGSVSGISGTVDLNAFGNQTATSSAPSVPVYRVYNPNSGLHHYTMNYNEVIMLVGKGWRYEKTAFRAGQSGIPVYRVYNPNDGNHLFTMNSYERDNLARLGWHDEGVSWYVPSGGSINVYRLYNPNNGEHVFTTEYGEYVLVGRAGWHQEGVAWTSL, encoded by the coding sequence ATGTCAGCGAAGAGAATGATGAGTGCGGTTGCGGTACTTGCGTCAATGACGCTGGTAAGTGCGGTGTGCGCAGCACCGGCTAGTGCATTGAGCGATGTGAGCGTGGACGCGCTTGCAGATGCGTCGACGGATCCGTTCAGGACACAGACAATCTCCGATGACACCGCTGCTGATGCCATGCCGGATAACCCGGACGCTGCCTTGCCGGATCAGGTTTCTGCTGCGATCCCTGACGATGCAACTGTGGTCTCCGAAGATCATGCCGTTACCGCCGACGGCGAACTGAAGAACATCACCACCGGTGAGACCGTGACTGATCCTGCTCTTGTGGGTACGCAGGATTCTCAGCCTGATCCGCTTGCCAAGACTGACGGTGAATCGTTTATTCCGGTGCAAGCCGATGAGGTCAAACAGAAGGTTGCGGCCAACGGCGGCGACGCGAATGCGGGAGCGGCTGATGCGCAGACCGCCCCAGACACGCCTGATACTCAGCCCGAGCAGCCCCGGCCTAATGATTCGAGTGACTCTGAACAGCCCAATCAGTCCGATTCCTCCGCCCCGTCGGATTCTGCGAGTACTTCTGATTCCGGCGAAGCCATAGGTAACGCTTCGGACAGTGCAACTGCTACGAATGGTGCGGCCAAGGCCACTACCAAGGGTTCAGTGCGACTTGCCGCATTGCAGAACAATGAATACGGTGCTCACTGGGGCTCCTACAACGGTACGGCAGCGTTTTTCGACGCGTCAAACAATCTGTTTGTCCAGCAGGCCAAAGGTGTGATTGATGTTTCTGCCTGGCAGGGCAATATCAACTGGCAGGCCGTGAAAAACTCAGGCGTGGAAGGCGCAATCATTCGCATTGGCTACGGGTGGGACAACGGGTTTGACAAGCAGGCACTTCGCAATATCAGCGAGTGCAGGCGTTTGGGTATTCCGTTTGGCATATACCTCTATTCGTACGCTTATGACGCCAATACCGGTGCTGCTGAGGGATCCAGTTTAGTGAACCTGCTGCAGAAAGCCGGTGTGAGCTCAAGCGATTTGGGCTATCCGGTGTATTACGACTTAGAGAGGTGGACCTGGACGGGTCATGAGGTGCCCAACGACCCTGGGACGTATGACGGCATTGTCAATGCTTGGTATGGCAGGTTGCAATCCGCTGGATACAACAATCTTGCTGTGTATTCATACACTTCTTATCTGAATACTGCGCTCAATAGTGGCAATATCCACTCTAAGACCCGTTGGGTTGCGCAGTATGGTTCCTCGATGGGCTATACGGCATTCCCCACCAACGACCGTGGCTGGCAGTACACCAGCAGGGGCAGCGTGAGCGGCATTAGCGGCACCGTGGATTTGAATGCGTTTGGTAATCAAACTGCCACGTCCTCGGCTCCTAGCGTTCCTGTCTACCGTGTCTACAATCCCAACAGCGGATTGCACCATTACACGATGAATTACAACGAAGTCATAATGCTGGTTGGTAAGGGGTGGCGATACGAGAAAACCGCCTTTAGAGCGGGCCAATCCGGCATACCTGTCTACCGTGTCTACAATCCGAATGACGGAAACCATCTGTTCACGATGAATAGTTACGAGCGAGACAATCTGGCTCGTTTGGGGTGGCACGATGAAGGCGTGTCTTGGTACGTGCCTTCCGGCGGATCCATTAACGTATACCGTTTGTATAACCCGAACAATGGTGAGCATGTTTTCACCACGGAATATGGCGAGTATGTGCTTGTTGGCAGGGCTGGATGGCATCAGGAAGGCGTTGCCTGGACATCTCTGTGA